DNA from Hypanus sabinus isolate sHypSab1 chromosome 16, sHypSab1.hap1, whole genome shotgun sequence:
gcaaggctgtttagttcgaataaagttatttgactgcagtttactgactgcgtgagcacaccgctacaaagtgtttttatcgctattaatatacgtcaccactgccaatacctgacacccgtcagtgcgcgatttctttaatttttcgatccaaggtaggccaactatggagaattctaaaaaaagaaaagtgactgaagaaaacagaacgtttaatgatatgtggacagattcatttgctttcactgttgacgagactggtttaccggtatgcttaatatgcaatgagaaactagcaaacaacaaaaagtcaaatgtcgcaaggcatttccagaataaacacgcagcctttgctcaaaaatatccggatggagatgagagataaaaagtcgtttcggaactgatgcggaaggttgatctgagcaaaaatcatttcaagcaatggatgaagtctggaaaaccaacgacatacgctagttatattgccgctcaggaaatagtcaggcacgggaagcagtttacagatggtgaatatataaaagaatctttcattaagatttcagaacatctattcacggactttaaaaacaagagtgaaattgtgcagaaaatcagggatatgcccctccctgcaaagactgtcaaagacagaaccataaaaatggcagaagacatcacaagacagcaaattaaagacatcaattcagctgtggcctactcgattgcctgtgatgagtctaaagacaaaggtgatattgaacaaatagcgctgttctaccggtatgtaaactctgccgggccacaggaagaactgattgagttgatacctctaaaagaccaaacacggggggaggacatctgtgaggctgtcttgaattgtttaagagccaaaggaataaagactacccacctggtgtcagtagctactgatggggcaccgaatatgacgggaacgcacaagggatttgtggctttactgcagaagtcgctggacagaaagctgctgacttttcactgcatcttgcaccaagaggcactgtgcgctcaaacatttcctctggaatgcacagaagtaatggatgttgtcattcagattgtcaataaaataatggcaaaaagtttaaatcaccgtcaattccgtttgttactggacgagctggaaagcgcatattctgatctcctgctgcacaacaaagtccggtggctgtccagaggggaggtgctgaaacgctttgtcgcgtgtctggaagaagtgaaaactttcctgggcagcaaagggctcacctttcctgagctggaacagagtggctggaaaagctacacttcatggtagacatgacagcgcacctgaacacgctgaacacagctcttcaggggaaaggatgtacagccctacacatgttggaggatgttttggcattcgagcgcaagttgacagtgcttgccagagatttacagaaaggcactttgtctcacttccccaatttgagagagttcaaacaaggtcacgacatgataaattcggagtatttacattctgcaatcatcacaatgcaaacatcgtttgggaaacgcttctgtgagttcagagaggaaaaaaacacattatccttcccggtcactcccctaagcatcaatccatccctactgaatacgactgcattggcaggtgtgagtaaacctgatcttgagatggaactggcccacatagccgacaaagacatatgggtgtccaagtttagacgcttgacagcagaccttgaagatgttgcccgtcagaaggccgttcttgctcagaatcacaaatggagtgatattgaaaacctcctaaaaccagacaaacttgtgttcgaaacatggaatgctatccccgacatttatgtaaacattaaaaagtacgcgcttggagtcctgtcgatctttggatccacatatgtatg
Protein-coding regions in this window:
- the LOC132406448 gene encoding general transcription factor II-I repeat domain-containing protein 2B-like — translated: MRKVDLSKNHFKQWMKSGKPTTYASYIAAQEIVRHGKQFTDGEYIKESFIKISEHLFTDFKNKSEIVQKIRDMPLPAKTVKDRTIKMAEDITRQQIKDINSAVAYSIACDESKDKGDIEQIALFYRYVNSAGPQEELIELIPLKDQTRGEDICEAVLNCLRAKGIKTTHLVSVATDGAPNMTGTHKGFVALLQKSLDRKLLTFHCILHQEALCAQTFPLECTEVMDVVIQIVNKIMAKSLNHRQFRLLLDELESAYSDLLLHNKVRWLSRGEVLKRFVACLEEVKTFLGSKGLTFPELEQSGWKSYTSW